The DNA sequence TCAGCCTGTTGTGGATTTGGTTCTTTCTGGTGATAAATCTCCAGTTGAACTTTACGAAATTGCTGAGAAAAAATTAAAAGATAGATTTTCTCAAATTGATGGAGTTGGTAATGTAAATATTCTCGGAGGTCAGCAGAGAGAAATTCGTGTTGAGCTTGATAATAGAATTGTATATCAAAATGTGCTTTCACTTCCTCAATTAAATCAATTGCTAAGTGCTGAAAATATGGATATTCCCGGCGGGCAAATTCAAAGAGAATCACAAGAATATTCTTCACGTGTAAAAGGAAAATTTTCTTCAATTGATGAAATGAAAAAACTCCAAATTCAGACTTTATTTGGACCAAAAGAATTAGGCAAATTGGCAAATGTAAAAGATGATGGAAAGGAAATTAGAATAAGAAGTACTTATTTAAATAATCTTGCAAAAACCAAAGATGAAAATGTTGTATTCTTATCCTTAATTAAAGCTGCCGATGGAAATACTGTTGAACTTGCAAAATCAGTTTATGAACTTTTACCTCAATTAAAAGAAGAACTTCCAAAGGGAATTAATTTGGAAGTAATAACAGATAAATCAGAATTTATTAGTGCATCCGTTGAAGATACACTTGGCAACATTGGTATGGGAATTATTCTTACTGCATTAGTACTTTTATTTTTCTTACATGATTTAAGATCTACAATAATAGTTGCTTTATCAATGCCGTTCTCAATAATCTCAACGTTTTTACTAATGGATTTATCCGGATTCTCTCTCAACGTAATGTCTTTAATGGGATTATCAACATCAATTGGAACTCTTGTTGCAAACTCAATTGTTGTTTTGGAAAATATTTTCCGTCATAAAGATATGGGGCATAATAGAAAAGAAGCCGCCGCAAAAGGAACTTCGGAAGTATTTGTTGCTGTTATTGCATCAACAATGACAAACATTGTAGTATTTGTACCGATTGCAAATATGTCAAGTTTAATTGGACAATTTTTTAGAGAATTTGCGTTAACTGTAACTTTTGCAACAATATTTTCAATTGTTGTTTCTTTTACATTAACACCAATGTTAGCAGCATTGATATTGCCCGAACGCGATACAAAAAAACATAAAATTGGTGAAATGTTAGAAAAAATGTTTAAAAGTTGGGAAGTTACTTATAAAAAAATGTTAGCTGTTGTAATTAAAAATAGAGTAAATAGTGCAATCACAATTGCAATATCCATTGTGTTTTTCTTTTTCAGTTTGTTTGTTGCATCAAAATTAAGTTTTGAGTTTATGCCGTCGCTGGATGAAGGAATGATAAATATTCAAGTTGAACTTCCGCAAGGATATAATTTGGAAGAAACCGCAAATTTATTGAATGAAACCGAAAAAAGAATTACATCACACAAAGAAGTTAAACATGTTCTTACTCAAATGGGAAAAATTAGCGATCTTGATCAAGGAACAAATATTGCATTGATGAAAATTGAATTAGTTCCAGCAGAACAAAGATCAATTTCTACCAAAGATATGGTTAGCAACTATATGTGGGAATTATCAACAATTCCAAATGCAATGTTTAGAATATCTTCTGTGCAGAGTGCCGGAAGCAGCGGAGAGCCGCCTATTACTTTTTTCTTAAAAGGTGTTGAAAATTCTAAGTTGGAAGAAATTAAACAAGATTTGTTTTCACGAATGAAAAATATTCCGGGATTAACAAATTTAAATACAAGTTCTCGTTCGGGAAAACCGGAAATAACTTTAATTCCCGATAGAATAAAATTGGCAAGTGCTGGATTAACAGTTTACGATTTAGCTATGACATTACGCGCAAGTATGGAAGGATTAACCACAACTAAATATTCTGAAAATGGTGAGGAATATGATATTCGTGTAACACTTGCTGATGAATCAGTTGATTCACCGGAAAAAATTGGAAACCTAACAATTGTTTCGCGAGTTGGAAAATTTAAAATGAATCAACTTGCAGAAATTAATTTTACAGATGGATACAGCAGAATCTTACATCGTGATAAAGCAAAAACAATACAATTTACCGGAGATGTTGCAACCGGTTATGCTCTCGGTGATATTACAAATTCAATAGAAAATGAAATTGAAAAAACAAATTTACCTAATGGATATTCAGTTAAATGGTCTGGTGCAGCCGAAATGATGGGACAAGCAATTATGGATATGGGCTTTGCATTCATGATTGCATTTATTTTAACATTCATGCTTTTAGCTGCAATTTTGGAAAGTATTACACAACCGTTAATGATTTTAGGAACAATTCCACTTGCTTTAATTGGAGTGTTTTTAGCAATGTATATTTCCGGATTGAATTTAAGCGTTATGGCAATGCTTTCAATTGTTATGTTAATTGGAATTGTAGTAAATAATGCAATTTTAATTTTAGATTATACAAATGTTTTTATCAAAAAAGGAATGTCTGTTAAAGAAGCTTTGCTTGAAGCAGCTCCAACAAAATTAAAACCAATATTAATGTCAACAATTGCAATTGTACTTGGTATGGCTCCTATGGCTTTGGGAATTGGTTCTGCCGGAAAAGAATTTAGACAGCCAATCGGCGTTGTAAGTATTGGCGGATTAATAGTTTCCGGAATTTTAACAATGTACATAATACCAGCGGTTTTGGAATTAGTTCACAGAGAAAAAAAAGTTGTTGAGGTAAAAAATGAAAAATAAATTTTTGATTTTATTCACATTTATTTTTGCTGCACAATTTAATGCGCAAACTTATGATATAAATTCTTTTTTGGATTTAGTGAAAATAAATAATAAAGATATTCAGATTGCATTGAAAGATTTGGAAATTGCAGAAACTCAAGATGCGCAAGCCCGAGCTAATGCTTATCCTCAAATTTCTGCCAAAGCTGGTTATAATAGAAATTTAAAAGATGCATTTTTATTTGTTGATTTTGGTTCCTTAATGGGTGAATCAACCGGCGCTCCGTCAAAATTCAAAATTAATTATAAAAATGAATTTAGTGCGCAAGCTGTTGTATCTCAGCAAGTATTTAATTTTTCTGTTTTCAATGCAATTAAAGCAGCAGAGCAATATCAGAAATTAACTGATTATGTTTTTGATGCAACTTTGCAAGGGATTTTAAATGGAAGCAAAAAAGCTTTTTATCAAACTTTATTGTTAAAGAAAGTTCATGAAGTAAATAAAGAAGCTGCAAAAAATGCAGAAGAAAATTATTTAATTATGAAAAAGAAATATGATACCGGACTTGCTTCGGAATTTGAAATGCTTCAAGCAGAAGTTCGCTGGCAAAATAATATTCCTTTGGTTACACAATCGGAAAGAAATTATAATTTGGCTGTAAATAGTTTGAAATTATTAGCCGGATTAAAACCCGAAGAAAATTTTGAAATAATTGGCGAGCTAAATAAAGTTGAAGATAAACCGCAAATGTTGGAACTTCAAGATGTTTTAACAAATCGCCCGGATTATAATGCTTTGCTTTGGGAAAAGAATTTGCGTGAGACAAATGTTGATGTTGAATATTCGGGACATTTGCCTTCGCTGTATGCAAGTTTTGCATATCAATTTTCTTCGCAATCTGATTATTTTCAATTTGATAGAGTAAATAATTATTTAATTGCCGGATTAACTTTGAACATTCCAATATTTACCGGATGGAATACAAGTGCAAAAGTTCAGAAAGCAAGAATTGAAGCTGAGCAATCTGAAATAAAATTATCAAAAACTGAAAATGAAATATTTATTCAAATAAAAAATTTGGATTTAAAATTAAAAGAAGCAGAAAAGAGAATAGTATCTGCGGAAACAACTTTCAAAATTGCAAAAAAAGCTTTTGATATTGCAAAAATAAGTTCGGAAAATGGATTGGCAACTCAGTTGGAATTAAAAGATGCAAGTGTTGGTTATGATCAAGCCCAGCTTAATTATTTTGCCGCAATTTATGAATATTTGGAATCCTATTTTGATTGGGAATTAGCCGTAGGAATTAATAAATAAAAAATCATATTGAAGAATAAAAGCTTGGTTTTTAAACTGAGCTTTTATTTGAATATAAATAGTTACAGTGAAATATTTTTATTTAAAACTCTCGTTAAAATTAATTTCCCAATTTACATTTTCACTTTTCTCAAATTTTACATGAACGCGAACAATATTATCATCCATAAATTTGAGTGAATAGTTTTCAAAATCATGATGAATTGAATTTCTTCCTTGTACCCAATTTTGTCCGCCCGGAATATAAACTGCAACATTATGAGATGTATTTAAAATTCCTAAAGAACTTCCGGAAATTGTATTTTTTTCAGAGTTCCAAAATATATTTTCAACTTCGTGAGCACCTTGCAAAATATGTCGATCAGTAGAAATGAATTGTGGATTTCCGGTTTTTTCATGAAGTGATAATAAAGTTACACTTTGCGGAAGCAATTTAATTTTTAATGAATTTGAAATTTCACCAACAAACTTTTCCATCCAAAAATCATAACCCAAATAAATTGTTTTGGGATTTAACCATAGTCTTTCAAAAGAAATTTCTTTTACAACTAAATCTTCACTTGGATTAAAAATTCCAACTACATTCCACTCTGCAAATGATTTTTTAATTTTAGTGATAAAAATATTTTGTTTATCATTATCAAATAAATCAACCGGTTTTGCGGCTTCACCAAATTGCGGTAGAATTTTTTTTAAAATTTCTAAACGAGAAAAATCCAAATCTGAAAGTCGATCACCGGAAATTATATTTCCGCCGCTTAATCCAATTATTGTTGCGGCTGCTTGCGCTTGTGGAATTGACAAATGATTTATACAAATATGATCAGCATCATTTACCCAAGTGTTTTTATGAAAATAATATCTCTTTGCAGCAGCCGGTGCACTGCTTGCAGAATCCAAAAAATATTGCTGCCAAGCAGCTTTTGAATAACCGTAATTTTGATCAAGTTCGATGCGCATACTATCAATAAACCCGACAGAAACATTTCCCGGACCGCAATCATTTATATGTTTTTCATTTCCAATTGCATTTCTAATAATTTCAAAACCTTTTCTGTAAACTTGCGCTGGTGTTGCCGTTAAATCATTGAAATGATGTGCAGAGAAAATTGACCATGCAACAAAATCAATTTTAATCATTTCATAACCCCAAACATTTCCAATTTTATCAAATAAATTATAAAACCATTTTTCCGCCTCCGGATGTGTAATATCCAAACAATAACGTTTTTGGTTTTCATTCTTTGCCCAATCCGTATCTAAACTTGGCCAAGGTCCAACTCGAAGAAAATTTCCATTTTTATCTTTCAAAAACCAATCTGGATTTTTCTGAAAAATTTCCACTGGTTCCGAAACCAAATAAGGAGCAATCCAAAGCCCGGGTTTTAATCCATAATATTTTATCTTTTCTGCAAGCCATTTCATTCCATGAGGAAATTTTGTATTCCCTTCCCAATCGCCATGATAACGCTGATAGCCTTCATCAATCTGAATATATTCTAAACCGTATTGCTTCAAATTTTTAGAAACAAATTCTGCGTTGCGAACAACCTCATCTTCAGTGATATGTTCATATGTATAGAACCAATTGCACCAGCCGTTAATTGTGGAATTTGTTCTTGCAGAATTTAAAACTCCCGTTACTCTTGCAAAATCTTCCAAAGCATTATATGGAGTTTGAGAAATATTTATCATGAATCGATTTGAAGAAATATCTTTACCGGATTTTAAAATTGTTCCCGGTGCAAAAACTGATTCCGTGTATATTGAAATATTATTTTGTGAATTTTTTGAAACAACAATTTCTCCAAGTCCGTTTTGGTTATCTACAAATCCGCAGACTAACCCCTCTTTATCATATCCACGAAAAAATCCAATATTCCACCAACTTCTAATCCGATTTTCCGCGGGGTAATTAAATTCCGGAGAAATATTTCCACCTTTAGTTGGACCATACGGCGTTGGCTCTTTGTAAGGTTTTCCAAATTCATGAATCATTCCTACATCGTAATACATTGCACCGTTTGTTAAAACTTTGCTTGTATTAATCCAAGAAAGTGAACTTCCAATTTCTTCAATTGCACATATTGGCTCAATACTTTTTATATTGAAATTTTTGGAAGAAACATTTTTGCACTTAGCTTCAATAATTATGTTATTCCAATTTTCATAAAGTGAAAAGGAAGTATGAAAATCTAAATCACCATTTAAATCTTTGGAATAAACTTCTAACTTTTTTCCTTTGCCAAGTTTATCATCAATGTTTTTTGTAGATAAAATGTGAGAATAATTTTTCTGCGAAATTGAAATTTTACCAAAATTTAAATTTGCTCTAACTGTTGCATTTAAAACTAAAAAATCCCCATTCATTTGATGAATATTAAATCTTCCGGCTTTTTCATCAAAGTATATTGAGAAAAAATCATTACTAATTTGCGGATTTTCACTGCTAAAAAAGGTTGAGTTGAGCGGATTAATAAAAGCTAATGAAGCACTCGTAACAGAAATTTTTTTTATAAACTCTCTTCGATTGAAAGAATCCGACATAAATATTATTCCTTATGTTGCCACGAATTCACGAATATTTTAATCAACATCATCAACAAACAGAACTAATAATCCGGCTATTACCATTGAAATTCCACCAAGAATTAAAGCAAAAATTGCATGATTATCAAAAAGATTTTTTACAAAAAATCCTAAAATTGCGGCAGCTGTAATTTGAGGAATTACAATAAAGAAATTAAAAATTCCCATGTAAACTCCCATTTTTTCTGCCGGTAAAGAACCGGTTAAAATAGCGTAAGGCATTGCCAAAATTGAAGCCCAAGCTAATCCAATTCCAAGTTCGGAAATAAGCAATAAATTTGGATCTTTAATTAGGTAGAACGAAGCCAAACTTAATCCGCCAATAATTAAGCTAATAAGATGAACAGTTTTTCGCGAAGTTTTTTTAGCCATCCACATAATTGCAAATGCCATAATTGCAGCAAATCCATTATAGACAGCCATTAAAATTCCAACCCAATCTGCGCCTTCATTATACAATTCTGATGAAGTATCAACTGCTCCGTATATGTGTCTTGTTACTGCTGGCGTTGTGTAAATCCACATTGCAAAAAGTGCAAACCATGAAAAAAATTGTACGTATGAAAGTTGTTTCATTGTTTTCGGCATATTGTACAAATCATTTATAATAGAAAGCAGTCCGGATTTAGATTTGTTCTTTGCAAAACTTCCGGCTAAAATTTGTAATAATCCAAATGCAGAAACTCCACCGAAAAGAACGTACAATCCTAAATCAATGTAAATGAAATTTGCAAAAATGAGAAGTAAAATTACTCCGGCAACGGTCCAAGCAATTCCATTTTTATATAAGAATGTTGAATTAACATTTAAAGATTTTTCAAGATTTTTCTTTCCGAATTTTACAGAAGTTTCTTCAGAATATAATTTTAATTCTTCCGGAGAATATTCTTTTGATTTTAAGACTGTCCACAGTACAGCGAGAAAAAAAACTGTTCCGCCGATATAAAATGAAAATTTAACTGAGTCCGGAATTTCACCGGTTGGTGCCGTGTTTGAAATCCCAAGCCAATTTGTCATTATATACGGAAGTGCTGATGCAACAATTGCCCCAGTTCCAATAAAAAAACTTTGCATGGAAAATCCGGTTGTACGCTGTTCTGAAGGAAGCATATCTCCCACAAAAGCTCTGAAAGGTTCCATGGATACATTTATAGATGCATCCATTATCCAAAGCATTCCGGCAGCAAACCAAAGTAAAGGAGAATTTGGCATAATGAACAAAGCTAATGAAGCTAAAATTGCTCCGACTAAAAAATATGGTCGTCGTCTCCCAAGTTTGCCCCAAGTGTTATCACTCATGTGACCTATAATTGGCTGAATAATTAATCCGGTAACCGGAGCTGCAATCCATAATATCGGGATTTCATCAATGTTTGCACCAAGCGTTTCAAAAATTCTGCTCACATTTGCATTTTGCAAAGCGAAGCCAAATTGAATTCCTAAAAATCCAAAACTCATATTCCAAATTTGCCAGAAGCTTAATTGCGGTTTTTTCAAGTTACACCTACTGATTTTTATTTTCTTTTGATTAAATTAACTAAAATTAAATATCAAAAAAATTATGAAGCTGAATTTTTAAATTAAATTTTTTGTCAAAAATCCAAAAAGTGAAAATAAAGTTAAAAATTTGCTGTTGGCTATAAAGGAATTTATAATAAATATTTATATATTTATTAAACAGATAACTAATAAGGTAATATTAATTAATGAAATTTAATCCCGCAGAATTTTACCAAAAAGAAATTCAGAAATTTGAAAAAAAATATTTTACTACTGCCGAAGGTAAATTTCCAAAATCACTTTATGAACCTTGTGATTATATAATAAAAAGCGGCGGAAAAAGATTACGACCTTTTTTAGTTATTTTATCCGCAAATGCAGTTAATGCAAAATCATCTTCAGTTTTGAATGCCGCGGTTGCAGTTGAATTGTTTCACAATTTTACTTTGGTGCATGATGATATTATGGATAATGCAGATAAAAGAAGGGGACGACAAACTTTACATATTAAGTATGATGTTAATACTGCAATTCTTGCCGGCGATAATTTAATGGCAATTGCTTACAAATCACTTTTAAAAGATTGTAAAAAAAATGGAATAAGCGCTGTTGAAGATTTTACAAATGGTTTAATTGAAGTTTGCGAAGGACAAAGTTTGGACAAGGATTTTGAAATAAGAAGAAAAGTTTCTATTGAAGAATATCTAGTAATGATTAGTAAAAAAACTGCCGCACTCGCTGAAACATGCTGCTCAATTGGAGCTAAACTTGGCGGCGGAAATATTAAGGAAATTAATTCACTTAAAAAATTTGGTAAATATTTAGGTTTAGCATTTCAAATTCAAGATGATTTATTAGATATTACCGCGGATGAATCTGAATTTGGTAAAAAAATTGGCGGCGATTTAGTTGAAGGCAAAAAAACTTATTTACTTCTTAAAGCGTTAGAAAAAGCAAAAGGGAAAAATTTGCAATTAATTCAAAAAGTAATTGATGAAAAAGGAATTAAGTTTGAAAAAGTTCCAGAATATAAAAAACTTTACGAAGATTTAGGAATTATAGAAGACGCATCGAATGAAGTTAAGAAATATACTTCGCTTGCCCTTAATCAATTAAAAAATGTTAAAAACGAAAAAGCAAAAATTACATTGCAATGGTTAGCAAATTCACTTACAGATAGAAAAAAATAATGATTGAAAAAACAGTTGAAATTATAAATAATGCCGGACTTCATACAAGACCAGCGGCAACAATTGTAAAAATTGCGGCTAAATTTAAAAGTGAGTTTTTCATCAACAAAGATGGAATGAATATAAACGGAAAAAGTATTATTGGCGTTATGACTTTAGCTGCTGAGAAAGGCTCAAATCTTGTTCTAACTTTTGAAGGAGAAGACGAACAAGAAGCATGTGTGGCAATAATAGATTACTTTAATAGAGGCTTTGATGAATTATGAGTGAAAATATTCTTAAAGGAATTGCTGCAGCTCCGGGGATTTCAATAGCCACAGCTTTTATTTACAAAAAGGAAATTGAATCTATTGATGATGAAATAATTACAAATATTGATGAAGCAATAGAGAATTTCGATAAATCACTTAGCAAATCCAAAAAAGAATTACATAAAATATTTACTCTTGCTGTCGATAAAATGGGCGAAAAAAGAGCCGGAATTTTTGAAGCTCAAATGATGATTCTTGATGATCCGGTTTTAATTCAAAATATTAAAGATAGAATTAAAAAAGAAAAACGTTCGCCAATATATATTGTTGATGCGGAGTTTTCCAAATATCAAAAAATACTTGCTCTTTCCGAAGAATCTTACATGAAGGAAAGATCGCAAGATATTGAAGATATAAAAAATAGAATTATCAGAAATATTAAAAAGAAAAAATGGATTTCAAGAATTGAAAAGGATGTAATTGTTGTAACAAATAGTATTACTCCGGCGGACACAGTTTTATTTTCCAGAGAAAACGTAAAAGGTTACATTACAAATTTTGGCGGATTAACAAGCCACGCTGCAATTGTTGCCAGAAGCTTAAACATTCCGGCTGTTTTGGGAATTCATGATTCCACTACAATAATTAAAAATGGTGATAAAATTATTATTGACGGCGTTCACGGCGAAGTAATTATAAATCCAACTGCTGAGCAATTAAATTATTATGAAGAAAAAAGCAAACGGTTGGCAGAGTTTGATTCCGGGTTGGCAAAATTGGCTGATAAACCCGCAATTACAAAAGACGGAAGAAAAATAATTCTTCGTGCAAATTTAGATATTGTTGAAGAACTTGAATATATTTTTAGAAATGGTGCAGAAGGCGTTGGATTAGTTAGAACAGAACAAATTTTTAATTTGGCTGATGAATTTCCCGATGAAAATAAACAGTATAAAGTTTATAAAGATTTGGCAGAAAAAATTTATCCCAATATTGTAATTATCAGAACTTTTGATATTGGCGGCGATAAAGTTTTTCCCGTTGATGTAAAAGAACCAAATCCGTTTTTAGGCTGGCGGGGAATTAGATTTTTACTTGATAATGAAAATCTGCTTAAAATACAAATACGCGCATTGCTCAGAGCAAGCATTCACAAGAATATTAAATTTATGATTCCTATGGTTTCATCAATTCAAGAAATTAGAAGGACAAAAGAAATTTTAGAAATCTGCAAAAGTGAATTGAAATCCGAAGGAAAAGAATTTGATAAAAAAATTAAAATTGGAATTATGATCGAAGTTCCATCAGCTGCAGTTATGGCTGAAGAATTTGCCGCTGAAGTTGATTTTATAAGTATTGGCACAAATGATTTAATTCAATATTTATTGGCTGTTGATAGAGGAAACGAAATAGTATCTTCGTTATATCAAGAATTTCATCCGGCTGTAGTTCGTGTACTTTATAAAATAATTCACGCAAGCAAATTAAAATCTGCAAAAGTTAGCATGTGCGGTGAAATGGCTGCGGATATTTTAGCAACTCCTTTATTAGTTGGTATGGGATTAGACTCTTTAAGTGTTTCGGCTTCAACAATTCCACATATAAAAAAAATTATTAGATCCATAAATTTTTCAGATGCAAAACAATTGGCAGAAGAATGTTTAACATTAAAAACTGAAAAAGAAATTAGTACAAAACTTCAAGATTATTTTAAATTTCATTTTACAGACGAATTAGAAAATGTATTCTAATTAATTTTGGCGACAATTTATTGCACTTCGAGTAATAAATATTTTTATAAAATTAAAATTCAAAACACTAAATATTAATCTCGAATCTGGAATGCAAATCTTAAAAACTTATTTTCTAAAATATTCATTTATCATTTTTTTCTTTACAACAACAATTCTAAATGCACAGCTATATTTTTTCGGAAGAAATAAAGTTCACTATGAAAATTTTGAATGGAAAGTAATTAAAACAGAACATTTTGATATTTATTACTATGATGATTTTGAAGAAATGGCAGAAATTGGCGCCGCTTATGCCGAAGAAGCTTTTGATGATTTGAAGATAAAATTTAATCATATAATGATTAAAAAAATTCCGCTAATTTTTTATAACACTCATAATCATTTTCAGCAGACAAATACAATCCCAAATTTTATTCCCGAAGGCGTTGGAGGTTTTTTTGAATTTATGAAAGGACGAGTTGTAATTCCTTATCTAACTTCGTTAGAACAGTTTCGTCATGTAATACGTCACGAATTAGTTCATGTTTTTATGACAAGTAAAGTTTTAAATGTTGTTAAAGATCATAGAGTAATTGGTGATAATTATCCACCGCTTTGGTTTGTTGAAGGTATTGCCGAATATTGGTCATACCATTGGGATACACAAGCCGAAATGATTATGCGAGATGCTGTTCTGAATAATTTCTTCGCTCCGTTAAAAGATATTTACAGAATTTACGGAAGTTTTTTAATGTACAAAGAAGGACAAAATTTTTTAGAGTTTGTAAGTAAAAAATATGGCGAAGATAAAATTTTACAATTCTTAGAAAATTTTTGGCGATTTAAAAATTTTGAAGATGTAATTGAATTTACAATCGGAGAACGCTTTGAAAAAATTGATGAAGATTGGCAATATTATTTAAAACAGAAATATTATCCACTTTACGAAAATAAAACTTCGCATTTTATTGAATCAAAAAAAATTACTTACGAAGGTTACAATTTTTCTCCGAATTATTTTGAAAGCGAAAATGGAAATAAAATATTTTTTGTTGGAAATAGAAATGGTTATTCGTCAATTTATAAAATGGATTATAACCCGGATTCAATTGATTTTGCTGAGCCGGAGCAAATTTTAGAGGGAGAAAAAGAAGTTATCTTTGAAACTTTTCATTTGCTAAAACCATCAATGACTATTTCTTCAAAAGGAATTTTAGCATTTGTAACAAAAGCCGGAGCTACAGATGCAATCCATCTTTTTGATACAAAAAATAATGAAATTCTAAAACACTTTAAATTTAATGAATTGTTAACAATTGAATCGCCAAGTTTTGATTCATCCGGAATTAAAATTCTTTTTCATGCAACTGATAGAAAAGGTTACATTGATATTTATCAAATAGAAATTAATTCCGGTGAGATAAAAAGATTTACAAATGATTTTTATTCCGATAGAGATCCAATATTTAATAAAGACAATTCTAAAATTATTTTTTCGTCAGATAGAACAAGCGGAATTTATCAGCAGAAAAATAATTTGTTTGAGATTGATATTAATACCGGTGAAGTTAAATATCTTACATATTCAAATGCAGATTTAACAAGCCCTAAATATTCTCCGGATTATTCTTCACTTTATTGCCTTGCAGATAATGACGGTGTGAAAAATCTTTGGCAAATTAATTTTGATAAAAATAATGAACCATTAAATATGACTCAAAAGACAAGATTTTTAACAAGTATTTTTGAGTATGAATTTGTTGATTCAAATGAATTGATAACTTCAACTTTTGAAAAATTTTCATTTCAGTTTTTTTCACTTAATCTTGATGAAATTCCCGACACAATTTTATTAACTAAAAATTTCACATACGATGAAATTAAAATTCCATGGCAGCCGGAAAAAA is a window from the Ignavibacteriota bacterium genome containing:
- a CDS encoding efflux RND transporter permease subunit; this encodes MKISDLSINRPIMMSMFLLVLVLFGTISYFSLKLDLMPDVDIPYVTIQTVYPGAGPQEIETQVSKKIEDAVSSVSQIKSLTSYSLEGVSIVVVEFELDKDIDIANQEVKDNVDGIISNLPTDIKTPVIKKIDFGAQPVVDLVLSGDKSPVELYEIAEKKLKDRFSQIDGVGNVNILGGQQREIRVELDNRIVYQNVLSLPQLNQLLSAENMDIPGGQIQRESQEYSSRVKGKFSSIDEMKKLQIQTLFGPKELGKLANVKDDGKEIRIRSTYLNNLAKTKDENVVFLSLIKAADGNTVELAKSVYELLPQLKEELPKGINLEVITDKSEFISASVEDTLGNIGMGIILTALVLLFFLHDLRSTIIVALSMPFSIISTFLLMDLSGFSLNVMSLMGLSTSIGTLVANSIVVLENIFRHKDMGHNRKEAAAKGTSEVFVAVIASTMTNIVVFVPIANMSSLIGQFFREFALTVTFATIFSIVVSFTLTPMLAALILPERDTKKHKIGEMLEKMFKSWEVTYKKMLAVVIKNRVNSAITIAISIVFFFFSLFVASKLSFEFMPSLDEGMINIQVELPQGYNLEETANLLNETEKRITSHKEVKHVLTQMGKISDLDQGTNIALMKIELVPAEQRSISTKDMVSNYMWELSTIPNAMFRISSVQSAGSSGEPPITFFLKGVENSKLEEIKQDLFSRMKNIPGLTNLNTSSRSGKPEITLIPDRIKLASAGLTVYDLAMTLRASMEGLTTTKYSENGEEYDIRVTLADESVDSPEKIGNLTIVSRVGKFKMNQLAEINFTDGYSRILHRDKAKTIQFTGDVATGYALGDITNSIENEIEKTNLPNGYSVKWSGAAEMMGQAIMDMGFAFMIAFILTFMLLAAILESITQPLMILGTIPLALIGVFLAMYISGLNLSVMAMLSIVMLIGIVVNNAILILDYTNVFIKKGMSVKEALLEAAPTKLKPILMSTIAIVLGMAPMALGIGSAGKEFRQPIGVVSIGGLIVSGILTMYIIPAVLELVHREKKVVEVKNEK
- a CDS encoding TolC family protein, which translates into the protein MKNKFLILFTFIFAAQFNAQTYDINSFLDLVKINNKDIQIALKDLEIAETQDAQARANAYPQISAKAGYNRNLKDAFLFVDFGSLMGESTGAPSKFKINYKNEFSAQAVVSQQVFNFSVFNAIKAAEQYQKLTDYVFDATLQGILNGSKKAFYQTLLLKKVHEVNKEAAKNAEENYLIMKKKYDTGLASEFEMLQAEVRWQNNIPLVTQSERNYNLAVNSLKLLAGLKPEENFEIIGELNKVEDKPQMLELQDVLTNRPDYNALLWEKNLRETNVDVEYSGHLPSLYASFAYQFSSQSDYFQFDRVNNYLIAGLTLNIPIFTGWNTSAKVQKARIEAEQSEIKLSKTENEIFIQIKNLDLKLKEAEKRIVSAETTFKIAKKAFDIAKISSENGLATQLELKDASVGYDQAQLNYFAAIYEYLESYFDWELAVGINK
- a CDS encoding alpha-galactosidase; the protein is MSDSFNRREFIKKISVTSASLAFINPLNSTFFSSENPQISNDFFSIYFDEKAGRFNIHQMNGDFLVLNATVRANLNFGKISISQKNYSHILSTKNIDDKLGKGKKLEVYSKDLNGDLDFHTSFSLYENWNNIIIEAKCKNVSSKNFNIKSIEPICAIEEIGSSLSWINTSKVLTNGAMYYDVGMIHEFGKPYKEPTPYGPTKGGNISPEFNYPAENRIRSWWNIGFFRGYDKEGLVCGFVDNQNGLGEIVVSKNSQNNISIYTESVFAPGTILKSGKDISSNRFMINISQTPYNALEDFARVTGVLNSARTNSTINGWCNWFYTYEHITEDEVVRNAEFVSKNLKQYGLEYIQIDEGYQRYHGDWEGNTKFPHGMKWLAEKIKYYGLKPGLWIAPYLVSEPVEIFQKNPDWFLKDKNGNFLRVGPWPSLDTDWAKNENQKRYCLDITHPEAEKWFYNLFDKIGNVWGYEMIKIDFVAWSIFSAHHFNDLTATPAQVYRKGFEIIRNAIGNEKHINDCGPGNVSVGFIDSMRIELDQNYGYSKAAWQQYFLDSASSAPAAAKRYYFHKNTWVNDADHICINHLSIPQAQAAATIIGLSGGNIISGDRLSDLDFSRLEILKKILPQFGEAAKPVDLFDNDKQNIFITKIKKSFAEWNVVGIFNPSEDLVVKEISFERLWLNPKTIYLGYDFWMEKFVGEISNSLKIKLLPQSVTLLSLHEKTGNPQFISTDRHILQGAHEVENIFWNSEKNTISGSSLGILNTSHNVAVYIPGGQNWVQGRNSIHHDFENYSLKFMDDNIVRVHVKFEKSENVNWEINFNESFK
- a CDS encoding MFS transporter, whose translation is MKKPQLSFWQIWNMSFGFLGIQFGFALQNANVSRIFETLGANIDEIPILWIAAPVTGLIIQPIIGHMSDNTWGKLGRRRPYFLVGAILASLALFIMPNSPLLWFAAGMLWIMDASINVSMEPFRAFVGDMLPSEQRTTGFSMQSFFIGTGAIVASALPYIMTNWLGISNTAPTGEIPDSVKFSFYIGGTVFFLAVLWTVLKSKEYSPEELKLYSEETSVKFGKKNLEKSLNVNSTFLYKNGIAWTVAGVILLLIFANFIYIDLGLYVLFGGVSAFGLLQILAGSFAKNKSKSGLLSIINDLYNMPKTMKQLSYVQFFSWFALFAMWIYTTPAVTRHIYGAVDTSSELYNEGADWVGILMAVYNGFAAIMAFAIMWMAKKTSRKTVHLISLIIGGLSLASFYLIKDPNLLLISELGIGLAWASILAMPYAILTGSLPAEKMGVYMGIFNFFIVIPQITAAAILGFFVKNLFDNHAIFALILGGISMVIAGLLVLFVDDVD